The following DNA comes from Acidobacteriota bacterium.
CGCGGGTGCTGGCCGCGTTGGCCGCGGTGCCCCGCGAGCGGTTCGTTCCCGAGGCGCTCGCCTCCAGGGCCTACGAGGACGCCCGCCTGCCGATCGGGGAGGGGCAGACGATCAGCCACCCCTGGACGGTGGGCCGGCTCGCGGAGCTGCTGCAGGTCTCGGCCGGGGACAAGGTCCTCGAGGTGGGAACCGGAAGCGGCTACCAGGCCGCCGTCCTCGCTGCGATGGGCCTCCGGGTCTTCTCGCTCGAGCGCCGGCCCGCACTCGCCCGGTCCGCCGCCGCCCGCCTCCGGGAACTCGGCTTCCTGGGCGTCACCGTGAAGAACTTCGACGGCACCTACGGCTGGGCCGCCGAAGCCCCGTTCGACGGGATCGTGGTCACCGCCGGCGGGCCCGAGGTCCCCCCCGCGCTCCTCCGGCAATTGCGGGACGGCGCGCGGTTGGTCATGCCGATCGCGAGGGACGGGCGCCAGCGTCTGCTGGTGGTGACGCGGCAGGGGAAGCGCTTCGTGGAGGAGGATCACGGGCCGGCCTCGTTCGTGCCGCTGATCGGTAGGTTCGGCTACCCCACGCCGCCCGGGCGGAGTTGAGCGGCGCGGAGGAACGAATGGCCCACGACGTCGACGGTCGGGGACCGGCGGGTTCGCGGTGGTGGCGGCGGGCCTACGGGGCGCTGCTCGAATGGGCCGCCTCGAAGAGCGGGATCGGCGTCATCGGAGCGGTTTCGTTCGCCGAAGCCAGCTTCTTCCCCGTGCCCCCCGACGTGCTGCTGGCTGCCGCCGTGCTCGCGCGCCGCGAGGTCTGGCTTCGGGCGGCCTTGGTGTGCTCGCTCGCGTCGATCGCCGGCGGAGCGGCCGGATATCTCATCGGGTGGGGCGTGTGGGAAGCGGTCTCCGAACTGTTCTACCGCTACGTTCCCGGATTCACCCCCGAGCTCTACCAGCGAGTGGCCGCCCTTTACGCCAGGTACGATTTCTGGATCGTGTTCGGCGCGGGATTCACGCCGATTCCCTACAAGGTCTTCACCATCGCCGGCGGCGTCGCCCGGATCGATTTCCCCGTCTTCCTGCTTGCTTCTGCCGTATCGCGGAGCAGCCGGTTCTTCCTGGTGGCGGGGCTGCTGCGGCTGTTCGGCCCGACGGTGAAGCCGTTCGTCGACAGGCACCTGGGCTGGGTCACGCTCGCCGTCTTCCTCCTCGGAGCGGCCGGGTTCGCGGCGCTGCACGCCCTCCGCTGAGCGGGCGTTGACAGGGCGGCGCGCGTCCGCTAGTTTGCCTCGTTCGCAGCGGTCCCACGCTCTCGGTCGGGGCGTAGCGCAGCCTGGTAGCGCACTTGCTTCGGGAGCAAGGGGTCCCCGGTTCAAATCCGGGCGCCCCGACCAACCTTCCCCCTCGCCGAACGACCAGGACGGCCCGGGACCCGGGACGGGGAGCAGCGCGATGGCCTCTCACATCCGGCTGATCGGCGTCCCCCAGGACCTGGGACAGGCTCTGCGGGGCGTGGACATGGGCCCCAGCGCCCTCCGCTACGCGGGCCTGCAGGCACGGCTTTCCCGCCTCGGGTACGAGGTCGAAGACGCCGGCAACGTCGAGGTGCCGGTCCGCGGTTCGGTGAGGGAGGCGGGGGGGTTGGCCTGCGTGCCGGCGATCCGGGGAGTCTGCGAGCGCGTCTACCGGCTCGCCCGGCGCGCGGTGGAGGAGGGGCGGTTCCCGCTGTTCCTCGGGGGCGATCACTCGATCGCGATCGGTTCGATCGGCGGCGTGACGCACGCGGAGCCCGCGGGAGTCCTCTGGATCGACGCCCACGCCGACTGCAACACCCCGGAGAGCTCCCCGTCCGGCAACATCCACGGGATGCCCCTCGCGGCCCTGCTGGGCTACGGCCTCGCGGAGCTCGTCGACGTGGGGAGGGCGGGAGCGAAGCTCGGTCCGGCCGACGTGATCCTGTTCGGGCTGCGCGACGTCGACCCCGGCGAGAGGGAGCTGCTCAAGCGGCTCGGCGTCGGCGCCTACACGATGCGGGAGATCGACGAGAGGGGAGTGGCCGATTGCGCCCGCGAGGCCCTGGTCCGGCTCAGCCACCACCGGCGGATCCACGTGAGCTTCGACATGGACTCCCTCGACCCGATGACGGCCCCGGGCGTCGGGACCGCCGTGGCCGGCGGCCTGACCTACCGCGAAGCTCACCTGCTCATGGAGCTCCTGGCCGACGACGGCCGCGTGCGCTCGGCCGACATCGTCGAGATCAACCCGATGCTGGACGAACGGAACCGGACGGGCAACATCGGCGTGGAGCTGCTGGCCTCCCTCGTCGGGCAACGGATCCTGTGAGGCCGACGGTGACCGCCGGCCGCACGTTCAGGGTCTACGGAAAGGTCCGCGGGGTCGGCTACAGGACCTTCGCGCGCACCTGTGCCCGGGCCCTCGGTATCGCCGGGTGGATCGCGCCGGGCGAGGGCGGGTCCCTGATCGTGCGCGCCGAAGGAACGCCGGAGCGGCTGGCGGAGTTCGCCTTCGACCTGTCGCGGGGCGCGCGCTTCGCCCGCGTGGATCGCGTCGAGGAAGAGGAAGCTCCCGCCCGCGGGCTCAGCGGTTTCGAGGTTCTCGACGAGGTTCCGCCGGAGGATGTCGATGAGCGTGGATGACCTCAAGCGCTACGTGCGGGACGTCCCCGACTTCCCGAAGCCCGGGATCCTGTTCCGCGACATCACGCCGCTCCTGGCCGACCCGGCGGCGTTCGGCGCCGCCCTCGAGCGGCTGGCCCGGGAGGCGGAGGCGCTCTCGCCCGACCTGGTCGCCGGGATCGAGTCGCGTGGATTCATCCTCGGGGCGCCGCTGGCCAGGCAGCTGGGCACCGGGTTCGTCCCGATCCGGAAGCCGGGGAAGCTGCCCTCCCGGACCCTTCAGGAGAGCTACTCGCTGGAGTACGGGGAAGGCCGCCTCGAAATGCACGCCGATGCCGTGGGCCCCGGCCGGCGCGTGCTGATCGTCGACGATCTGCTGGCGACCGGCGGGACCGCCGCCGCGGCGTGCCGGCTGGTCCGCCGGGCGGGCGGAGAGGTCGCCGGCCTGCTCTTCCTGATCGAGCTCGAGGCGCTCGCCGGCCGCTCCCGCCTCGAGGACGGCCCGGTGGTGAGCCTCTTGAGATACTGAGACCGCCGGCCGGGCGCGACTTGTCGCGCGCTCGCCGACGGCCTAACCTGCACGGCCGGAGGGCCCGTAGCTCAGTCGGATAGAGCAGCGGTTTCCTAAACCGAAGGTCGCAGGTTCAAGTCCTGCCGGGCCTACCACCAGCCCTCGAACGGGGAGGACCTCATGGATCGAACCGAGCGCCACCAGATGAAGCACGACGAGTTCGTCGAGCGGACGATGCAGCTGGTCGAACGGGTCGGCGCGAACCCGCAGCCGTTCCTCGTCGGAGCCGCGGTCGTCGTGGTGGTGGTGTTGGGCGCGTGGGGCTACTGGAGCATGAGCGCCGCCCGCCGGGCCCGCACCGCGGAGTGGGTCTCCCAGGGTCTCGCCGCCATCACCGCCCCGCTCGCCTCCCCGGACGAGGCGCGTCCCGCCGATCCGTACCGGCCGAGCTTCGCGGACCCCGCCGCCCGCGCCCGCGCCGCGGTGGCTCGCCTCGCGGAAGCGGCCGAGGGGAGCGCGCCGCCCGCCCGCCTGGCCCGCGCCCTCCGGGGCATCGCCCGCCTGCAGGCGGGGGACGACGGCGCCCTGGAGGACCTCGAGGCGGCCTATGCGGAGTGGAAGGACGATCCGACGCTGGGAGGCCCGATCCAGGCCGCATACGCCCTGGCGCTCGAGGGGGCGGGACGGCACGAGGAGGCGGTGACGGTCTGGCAGCGCCTCGCCGACGCCGAGCGGGAGATCTACCCCCGCGATCTCGCGCTCGCCGGTCTGGCCCGCGCGCGCGAGGCGGCGGGCGACACCGACGGCGCGCGGGAGGCGTACCAGAGGATCATCGACTTGTACGGCAACTCCGCCGCCGCCGACGAGGCGCGAGACGCGCTCGCTCGGCTCGAGTGAACCGGCGGGCTCAGTGGTCGTCGCCGGTCCCGGCTTCCTCCGACAACCTCTTGAGGTATTCCGGGTTGGTCAGCAGGTCCGCGTCCGGCGGATGGAACTTCGCTTCGAAGCTGCCCATCGGCGCCGGCAGCGGCCGGTTCAGTTCGTTGCCGACCTCGTCCACGGCTTGGACGCGGAAGAAGACGATCCGCTCGCCCTCGACCGCATCCGCGGGGACGACCACCTCGAGCCGATCGGTCTCGGCCAGGAGGAACCGCGTGGAGGGCGGATACCTCTTGAGCAGCTTCGCGTAGCGGTACACCCGGTAGCCCGCCACCAGCTCCGGTTCTCCCTCGGCATCGGACACCACGGGAGCCCACGAGATCGCGATCGCGCCGTCCTTCCGTCGCGCGAGCCGCATTTCCTCCACCGGGCCGGGCGGGGTTCGGTCGACCCGGAATCTCATCGGACGTCCCAGCGGGGTCCATTCCCCCCCGCCGAGGGCCTTGAGCGCGCGCCAGTAGTACTCGCCCGATTTCAGCCGGTTGAAGACCCTGTAGTGAATGCCCTCGTAGTTGACCGGACGGTACTCCTCGGGCACGTCCTTCAGGCCGTACGAGGTCCCCAGGACCCATCCCCTCCGGTTGTCACGCATGTCGATGGTGAGGACGACCTGCTCCGGCTTGAACTCGTCCTCGGTCGCCACCTCGACGCGGTAGAACTCCTCGACACCGGGTTTCCCGTCCGCCGCGATGTAGAACTCGAACTTGGAGCCGACCACCTGACCGTCGGCCGGGAGCGTCGGTTTCTCGTTCTCGTAACCGGGCGCCGGCGCGGCGGCCAGCAGCAGGCCGGCCGCGACCGCAAGACGGCCGCCGAACCCGAACGTTCCCACGCGTCTCTCGTCGCCGCGGGGCGGTCCTTCCCGCATCGCGCGCGGCTCGAGCGGTTATACCGCCCCCGTCCCGGGCCGGCAAACGCGCCGGATCAGAACGGGATGTCGGCGTCGGTCTGTTCGCCGTCGTCCTGCTGGAGTTCCTCGGGGACCACCGGAGCCTCCCCGGCCCGGCCGAGCAGCGTGATCGTGTCCGCGCGCACGTCCAGGCTCGTCCGCCGGTTGCCGTCGCGGTCGGTGTACTCGCGGGCCCGGAGCGTGCCGTCGACGTAGACCTGCTTCCCCTTGGTCAGGTACGGCGCGAGCGCCTCCGCCTGCCTTCCCCAGAGCGTGACGCGGAACCACTGGGTGTGCTCCTGTTGCGTGCCGTTCTTGTCCGTCCAGCGCTCGTTCGTCGCGATCGAGAAATCGGCCAGCGTCGTGCCGCCGGGAGTTCTCCGCAGTTCCGCGTCGCGCCCGAGATTGCCGATCAGGATCACCTTGGCCAGCGATGCCATGGGTCGTCTCTCCTCCCGGGCCGCCGCCCGGGCGGGCAGCCTCGCACACGCCGCTCCGGGGGTCAAGGCGCCGGCGGGCCGCCGTTCCGCCAGCGGGAAACGGCCTGCGGATGCGCGATAATCGGCCGCCATGAGCCGCCACCCCAGCATCGCCAGGGCCGCCGGCGCGGTGTCGCTCGCGACCGGCATGAGCCGGGTTCTCGGGCTGGCCCGCGAGATGACGATGGCGGCCCTGTTCACCCGGGCCGAGACCGACGCCTTCATCGCGGCCTTCAAGATCCCCAACCTGTTGCGCGACCTCCTCGCCGAGGGCGCGCTCTCGTCCGCGTTCGTGCCGACGTACGCGGAAACGCTGGAGCGGCGGGGACGCGCGGCCGCCTTCCGGCTCGCGTCGTCGGTGCTCAACGCCCTCGCGGTGGTCACCGGGTTGTTCGCG
Coding sequences within:
- the ssb gene encoding single-stranded DNA-binding protein — its product is MKASVSARVNRAAIVISRASPRTRLMPVASDTAPAALAMLGWRLMAADYRASAGRFPLAERRPAGALTPGAACARLPARAAAREERRPMASLAKVILIGNLGRDAELRRTPGGTTLADFSIATNERWTDKNGTQQEHTQWFRVTLWGRQAEALAPYLTKGKQVYVDGTLRAREYTDRDGNRRTSLDVRADTITLLGRAGEAPVVPEELQQDDGEQTDADIPF
- the rocF gene encoding arginase, coding for MASHIRLIGVPQDLGQALRGVDMGPSALRYAGLQARLSRLGYEVEDAGNVEVPVRGSVREAGGLACVPAIRGVCERVYRLARRAVEEGRFPLFLGGDHSIAIGSIGGVTHAEPAGVLWIDAHADCNTPESSPSGNIHGMPLAALLGYGLAELVDVGRAGAKLGPADVILFGLRDVDPGERELLKRLGVGAYTMREIDERGVADCAREALVRLSHHRRIHVSFDMDSLDPMTAPGVGTAVAGGLTYREAHLLMELLADDGRVRSADIVEINPMLDERNRTGNIGVELLASLVGQRIL
- a CDS encoding acylphosphatase, translating into MRPTVTAGRTFRVYGKVRGVGYRTFARTCARALGIAGWIAPGEGGSLIVRAEGTPERLAEFAFDLSRGARFARVDRVEEEEAPARGLSGFEVLDEVPPEDVDERG
- a CDS encoding protein-L-isoaspartate(D-aspartate) O-methyltransferase, with the protein product MVARLRRQGLRDPRVLAALAAVPRERFVPEALASRAYEDARLPIGEGQTISHPWTVGRLAELLQVSAGDKVLEVGTGSGYQAAVLAAMGLRVFSLERRPALARSAAARLRELGFLGVTVKNFDGTYGWAAEAPFDGIVVTAGGPEVPPALLRQLRDGARLVMPIARDGRQRLLVVTRQGKRFVEEDHGPASFVPLIGRFGYPTPPGRS
- a CDS encoding adenine phosphoribosyltransferase translates to MSVDDLKRYVRDVPDFPKPGILFRDITPLLADPAAFGAALERLAREAEALSPDLVAGIESRGFILGAPLARQLGTGFVPIRKPGKLPSRTLQESYSLEYGEGRLEMHADAVGPGRRVLIVDDLLATGGTAAAACRLVRRAGGEVAGLLFLIELEALAGRSRLEDGPVVSLLRY
- a CDS encoding DedA family protein; translation: MAHDVDGRGPAGSRWWRRAYGALLEWAASKSGIGVIGAVSFAEASFFPVPPDVLLAAAVLARREVWLRAALVCSLASIAGGAAGYLIGWGVWEAVSELFYRYVPGFTPELYQRVAALYARYDFWIVFGAGFTPIPYKVFTIAGGVARIDFPVFLLASAVSRSSRFFLVAGLLRLFGPTVKPFVDRHLGWVTLAVFLLGAAGFAALHALR